One genomic segment of Hyphomicrobiales bacterium includes these proteins:
- the hpnH gene encoding adenosyl-hopene transferase HpnH, translating to MSVPLFQQAKVGAYVMKQKMKGNKHYPLVLMLEPLFQCNLACAGCGKIDYPKPIMKQRLSVEECLEAVDECGAPIVALPGGEPLIHNGIVDIVNGIVARKKFVSLCTNAILLEKKLDLFTPSKYLFFSVHLDGMKDHHDKSVCRAGIFDKAVSAIKAAKAKGFQVNTNCTVFDGHPVDDLVEFFDFCRDLDVGVTVSPGFAYERAPDQDNFLNRKKTKDFFREVFKRGKGRNWTLSHSTLYLDFLAGNQQYQCSPWGMPTRNVFGWQKPCYLLGEGYTDSYKELMEETDWDAYGTGRYEKCADCMAHCGYEPTAAVDATNNPLKAMMLGIKGPKLDGPMAPEINMDAARPAHDIYDELVQEQLDKLDAAE from the coding sequence TTGAGTGTACCTCTATTTCAGCAAGCCAAAGTCGGCGCTTATGTGATGAAGCAAAAGATGAAGGGCAATAAGCATTACCCTTTGGTGTTGATGCTTGAACCTCTTTTTCAGTGTAACTTGGCATGTGCTGGTTGCGGTAAAATCGATTACCCAAAACCAATCATGAAACAACGCTTGAGCGTTGAAGAGTGTCTTGAAGCCGTTGATGAATGTGGCGCACCGATTGTCGCTCTTCCAGGTGGCGAACCGCTGATCCATAATGGTATTGTAGATATTGTAAACGGTATCGTAGCGCGCAAAAAATTCGTGTCGCTTTGCACAAACGCAATTTTGCTTGAGAAGAAACTCGACCTCTTCACACCTTCAAAATATCTCTTCTTCTCTGTTCACTTGGACGGCATGAAAGATCACCACGACAAATCAGTTTGTCGTGCGGGTATCTTTGATAAAGCGGTAAGCGCGATCAAAGCGGCCAAAGCAAAAGGCTTCCAAGTCAACACAAACTGTACTGTGTTTGATGGTCACCCTGTTGACGATTTGGTTGAATTCTTCGATTTCTGTCGTGACCTCGATGTTGGCGTTACGGTGTCTCCGGGCTTTGCTTATGAGCGTGCACCTGATCAAGACAACTTCTTGAACCGTAAGAAAACCAAAGATTTCTTCCGTGAAGTATTCAAACGCGGTAAGGGCCGCAACTGGACCCTTTCACACTCAACTTTATATCTCGATTTCCTTGCTGGTAATCAGCAATATCAGTGTTCTCCTTGGGGCATGCCAACACGTAATGTGTTTGGCTGGCAGAAGCCTTGCTATCTCTTGGGTGAAGGTTATACCGACAGCTATAAAGAGCTGATGGAAGAAACTGATTGGGATGCATACGGCACAGGCCGCTACGAGAAATGTGCTGACTGTATGGCGCATTGTGGCTATGAGCCGACAGCAGCGGTAGATGCAACAAACAATCCGCTAAAAGCTATGATGCTTGGCATCAAAGGGCCAAAACTTGATGGCCCAATGGCGCCAGAGATCAACATGGATGCGGCACGCCCTGCGCATGATATTTATGATGAGTTGGTCCAAGAGCAACTTGATAAATTGGACGCGGCTGAATAG
- the ispH gene encoding 4-hydroxy-3-methylbut-2-enyl diphosphate reductase: protein MTVFLANPRGFCAGVERAITIVERALIKFGSPVYVRHEIVHNKRVVDELRNKGAVFVDELDAVPTGAVTIFSAHGVSRLVEDDAQNRTLKVIDATCPLVSKVHIEGRRYAEQGYEIVFIGHLGHAEVEGTVGQIPKPVHVIANEQEARDLIIQNPDKVAFITQTTLSVQDTQSIIAVLRGRFPAIVGPDTKDICYATQNRQTAVRDMLGEIDLLLVVGAHNSSNSNRLREIGTEQGIESHLLETADAFDPAWLNGVKRIGLTAGASAPDSIVQETLTRLSQLRQTKIIIRDGVKEDMQFKLPAEVARI from the coding sequence CTGACAGTTTTTTTGGCTAACCCGAGAGGGTTTTGTGCAGGCGTTGAACGCGCGATTACGATTGTCGAACGTGCGTTGATCAAGTTTGGATCGCCCGTCTATGTCCGCCATGAAATCGTGCATAACAAACGCGTGGTCGATGAACTACGGAATAAAGGTGCAGTTTTCGTTGACGAACTCGATGCAGTTCCGACAGGCGCTGTAACAATCTTCAGCGCACATGGCGTTTCTCGTTTGGTCGAAGATGATGCTCAAAATCGAACGTTAAAAGTTATTGATGCGACTTGCCCATTGGTCTCAAAAGTCCACATCGAAGGCCGTCGTTATGCCGAGCAAGGGTATGAGATCGTTTTTATAGGCCACTTAGGCCATGCTGAGGTTGAGGGGACGGTTGGACAAATTCCCAAACCTGTTCATGTGATTGCGAATGAACAAGAGGCGAGAGATCTCATCATTCAAAACCCTGACAAAGTTGCCTTCATCACTCAAACAACACTCAGCGTTCAAGACACACAAAGCATCATTGCTGTTCTGCGTGGGCGCTTTCCCGCGATTGTTGGCCCAGATACGAAAGACATTTGTTACGCAACGCAAAATCGGCAAACCGCTGTTCGAGATATGTTGGGCGAGATTGATCTTTTATTGGTTGTGGGTGCGCACAACAGTTCTAATTCTAATCGGTTGCGAGAAATTGGCACTGAACAGGGCATAGAAAGCCATTTATTGGAGACCGCTGATGCATTCGATCCGGCGTGGTTGAATGGTGTGAAGCGTATTGGATTGACGGCTGGAGCCTCGGCGCCTGATTCGATTGTCCAAGAAACGTTGACGCGTCTTTCGCAACTTCGACAAACCAAAATCATCATTCGTGACGGCGTAAAAGAGGATATGCAGTTCAAGCTTCCTGCGGAGGTTGCACGGATTTAG